A single genomic interval of Gossypium raimondii isolate GPD5lz chromosome 11, ASM2569854v1, whole genome shotgun sequence harbors:
- the LOC105801693 gene encoding zinc finger protein SHOOT GRAVITROPISM 5 isoform X2, which yields MLPDNSCSSQPLYLENGSTNNKRKRRPAGTPDPDAEVVSLSPKTLLESDRYVCEICNQGFQRDQNLQMHRRRHKVPWKLLKRETPVVRKRVFVCPEPTCLHHDPCHALGDLVGIKKHFRRKHSNHKQWVCQKCSKGYAVQSDYKAHLKTCGTRGHSCDCGRVFSRVESFIEHQDACHMGRVRQEPQALQPACLSRTASSHSPSSDTNFSTSPWPSSLMLAKTMDTPSSPQKAQYHNLELQLLTTSSPSPTEAKKYSTQAGEQLRLAMAEKAYAEEARREAKRQMEIAEQEFGKAKRIRLQAQAELEKAHDIKEHAIKQIRSTMLEITCQACKQQFQARTPLGDKCPVVNYISSGITEGEVENDIGAKVTKT from the exons ATGTTGCCCGATAACTCTTGCTCTTCACAGCCATTATATTTAGAGAATGGTAGTACTAACAATAAGAGGAAAAGAAGACCGGCTGGAACGCCAG ATCCAGATGCAGAAGTGGTTTCTCTATCCCCCAAAACACTGCTGGAGTCGGATCGTTACGTTTGTGAGATCTGTAACCAAGGGTTTCAGAGAGACCAAAACCTACAGATGCATAGGCGGCGACATAAGGTTCCATGGAAGCTACTCAAGAGAGAAACTCCGGTGGTGAGGAAGCGGGTGTTTGTTTGCCCGGAGCCTACCTGCTTGCACCATGATCCCTGCCATGCTCTAGGTGATTTGGTTGGGATAAAGAAGCATTTTAGGAGAAAACACAGCAACCACAAGCAATGGGTGTGCCAGAAATGTTCTAAGGGTTATGCTGTTCAATCTGATTATAAAGCCCATCTTAAAACCTGTGGCACCAGAGGCCATTCCTGTGATTGCGGCAGAGTTTTTTCAAG AGTTGAGAGTTTCATTGAACATCAAGATGCTTGCCATATGGGCCGTGTCAGGCAAGAACCACAAGCACTTCAACCGGCTTGCTTGTCACGAACAGCTTCGAGCCACAGTCCGTCCAGTGATACCAATTTCAGCACATCTCCTTGGCCAAGTAGTTTGATGTTGGCAAAGACAATGGATACCCCTAGTTCCCCACAAAAAGCACAATACCACAATTTGGAACTTCAACTCCTAACCACTTCAAGTCCCAGTCCCACTGAGGCTAAAAAATATTCAACCCAAGCTGGTGAACAGCTAAGGTTGGCAATGGCGGAGAAAGCTTACGCAGAAGAGGCAAGACGGGAAGCGAAAAGGCAGATGGAAATAGCTGAGCAAGAGTTTGGCAAGGCAAAGAGAATTAGGTTACAAGCACAAGCTGAATTAGAAAAGGCTCACGATATAAAGGAGCATGCAATAAAGCAAATCAGATCCACCATGCTTGAAATTACTTGCCAAGCTTGTAAGCAGCAGTTCCAAGCCAGAACACCTCTCGGAGACAAGTGTCCAGTAGTGAATTACATTTCATCAGGTATAACAGAAGGTGAAGTTGAAAACGATATTGGAGCAAAGGTTactaaaacataa
- the LOC105801693 gene encoding zinc finger protein SHOOT GRAVITROPISM 5 isoform X1, with amino-acid sequence MLPDNSCSSQPLYLENGSTNNKRKRRPAGTPDPDAEVVSLSPKTLLESDRYVCEICNQGFQRDQNLQMHRRRHKVPWKLLKRETPVVRKRVFVCPEPTCLHHDPCHALGDLVGIKKHFRRKHSNHKQWVCQKCSKGYAVQSDYKAHLKTCGTRGHSCDCGRVFSRHFLLVFDRVESFIEHQDACHMGRVRQEPQALQPACLSRTASSHSPSSDTNFSTSPWPSSLMLAKTMDTPSSPQKAQYHNLELQLLTTSSPSPTEAKKYSTQAGEQLRLAMAEKAYAEEARREAKRQMEIAEQEFGKAKRIRLQAQAELEKAHDIKEHAIKQIRSTMLEITCQACKQQFQARTPLGDKCPVVNYISSGITEGEVENDIGAKVTKT; translated from the exons ATGTTGCCCGATAACTCTTGCTCTTCACAGCCATTATATTTAGAGAATGGTAGTACTAACAATAAGAGGAAAAGAAGACCGGCTGGAACGCCAG ATCCAGATGCAGAAGTGGTTTCTCTATCCCCCAAAACACTGCTGGAGTCGGATCGTTACGTTTGTGAGATCTGTAACCAAGGGTTTCAGAGAGACCAAAACCTACAGATGCATAGGCGGCGACATAAGGTTCCATGGAAGCTACTCAAGAGAGAAACTCCGGTGGTGAGGAAGCGGGTGTTTGTTTGCCCGGAGCCTACCTGCTTGCACCATGATCCCTGCCATGCTCTAGGTGATTTGGTTGGGATAAAGAAGCATTTTAGGAGAAAACACAGCAACCACAAGCAATGGGTGTGCCAGAAATGTTCTAAGGGTTATGCTGTTCAATCTGATTATAAAGCCCATCTTAAAACCTGTGGCACCAGAGGCCATTCCTGTGATTGCGGCAGAGTTTTTTCAAG ACATTTCCTGCTTGTGTTTGATAGAGTTGAGAGTTTCATTGAACATCAAGATGCTTGCCATATGGGCCGTGTCAGGCAAGAACCACAAGCACTTCAACCGGCTTGCTTGTCACGAACAGCTTCGAGCCACAGTCCGTCCAGTGATACCAATTTCAGCACATCTCCTTGGCCAAGTAGTTTGATGTTGGCAAAGACAATGGATACCCCTAGTTCCCCACAAAAAGCACAATACCACAATTTGGAACTTCAACTCCTAACCACTTCAAGTCCCAGTCCCACTGAGGCTAAAAAATATTCAACCCAAGCTGGTGAACAGCTAAGGTTGGCAATGGCGGAGAAAGCTTACGCAGAAGAGGCAAGACGGGAAGCGAAAAGGCAGATGGAAATAGCTGAGCAAGAGTTTGGCAAGGCAAAGAGAATTAGGTTACAAGCACAAGCTGAATTAGAAAAGGCTCACGATATAAAGGAGCATGCAATAAAGCAAATCAGATCCACCATGCTTGAAATTACTTGCCAAGCTTGTAAGCAGCAGTTCCAAGCCAGAACACCTCTCGGAGACAAGTGTCCAGTAGTGAATTACATTTCATCAGGTATAACAGAAGGTGAAGTTGAAAACGATATTGGAGCAAAGGTTactaaaacataa